From Aureibacillus halotolerans, a single genomic window includes:
- a CDS encoding EscU/YscU/HrcU family type III secretion system export apparatus switch protein, with amino-acid sequence MTYSYTDLKKRGPSAAVLKYDAQSTMGPEVVAQGHGRVAKELIRLAKDNNVHMEENAGLLAELLSIDLGEQVPPQLYQVIAEVLLLIEEMEKNHS; translated from the coding sequence ATGACCTATTCTTATACTGACCTGAAAAAACGCGGCCCATCTGCAGCAGTATTAAAGTACGATGCACAATCAACGATGGGGCCTGAGGTTGTTGCCCAAGGGCACGGCCGAGTGGCAAAAGAACTTATTCGTCTGGCCAAAGACAATAATGTGCATATGGAAGAGAATGCGGGCTTGTTAGCAGAACTTCTTTCCATTGATTTGGGAGAACAAGTACCACCACAGCTTTATCAAGTCATTGCAGAGGTATTGCTTCTCATTGAAGAAATGGAAAAAAATCATTCATAG
- a CDS encoding cold shock domain-containing protein — protein MEGRVKWFNAEKGFGFIEREGGDDVFVHFSAIQEEGFKSIDEGQEVEFDIVEGSRGPQAENVVKR, from the coding sequence ATGGAAGGTAGAGTAAAATGGTTTAACGCAGAAAAGGGATTTGGCTTTATTGAAAGAGAAGGTGGAGACGACGTTTTTGTACATTTCTCCGCAATTCAAGAAGAAGGCTTCAAAAGCATTGACGAAGGACAAGAAGTTGAATTTGACATTGTCGAAGGTAGCAGAGGTCCTCAAGCTGAAAATGTTGTAAAAAGATAA
- the hag gene encoding flagellin Hag: protein MRINHNIQALNAYRNLAHNQNLTSQSLEKLSSGLRINKAADDAAGLAISEKMRSQIRGLEVAERNALDGVSLIQTAEGAMAEMHAMVQRMRELAVQAANGSNTKADREELQKEINQLTSEVNKISEYTEFNGMKLLDGSFSGDEITDGDEDTPPTYKDVLVFQVGANEGQTAEVALAGMSAFDLGLTAKADGETRTLTFGDKTVTVTYASSSDIEPAKGTDMEFGLDVSTVEGASVAIEVFDYAIAEISTQRASLGAVQNRLEHTINNVKITRENLTASESRIRDVDMALEMTQFTKSNILNQSAQAMLAQANQLPQGVLQLLQ, encoded by the coding sequence ATGAGAATAAATCACAATATCCAAGCGTTGAATGCGTATCGTAATCTTGCTCACAATCAAAACCTGACGAGCCAAAGTCTTGAAAAATTGTCTTCTGGGCTGCGAATCAATAAGGCGGCGGACGATGCTGCGGGTTTAGCAATCTCGGAAAAAATGAGAAGTCAGATTCGAGGCCTTGAAGTAGCTGAACGCAATGCACTTGACGGGGTGTCGCTTATTCAAACGGCGGAAGGTGCAATGGCTGAAATGCATGCCATGGTGCAACGAATGAGAGAGCTGGCTGTTCAAGCGGCCAACGGCTCGAACACGAAGGCAGACCGAGAAGAGCTACAAAAGGAAATCAATCAACTCACCTCAGAGGTCAATAAAATTTCAGAGTACACCGAGTTTAACGGCATGAAGTTGTTGGACGGTTCGTTTTCTGGTGATGAGATAACTGATGGAGATGAAGATACCCCACCAACGTATAAAGATGTTCTCGTCTTTCAAGTCGGCGCCAATGAAGGGCAAACAGCTGAAGTCGCTTTGGCTGGCATGTCAGCCTTTGACCTTGGTTTGACAGCAAAAGCAGACGGCGAGACAAGAACATTGACCTTTGGGGACAAAACGGTCACCGTGACGTACGCATCATCAAGCGACATTGAGCCTGCCAAAGGAACGGACATGGAGTTTGGCTTGGACGTCTCGACGGTTGAAGGGGCATCAGTCGCCATCGAAGTGTTTGATTATGCAATTGCGGAAATATCGACACAGCGTGCTTCACTTGGAGCTGTGCAAAATCGGTTAGAGCATACGATTAACAATGTGAAAATTACGCGTGAAAACTTGACCGCGTCAGAGTCAAGAATTCGTGATGTTGATATGGCTTTGGAAATGACACAATTCACAAAGTCGAATATTTTAAATCAGTCTGCACAGGCCATGTTGGCACAGGCGAACCAGTTGCCGCAAGGTGTGCTTCAGTTGTTGCAATAA
- the fliS gene encoding flagellar export chaperone FliS, translating into MSIQNPYQAYQQNSVTTASPGELTLMLYNGCLKFIGQARNAIKNGEQARKNEALLKAQKIISELSVTLRGNDDLAGQMQSMYEYINHQLVQANTNNSEAALNEAEQYVTEFRDTWKEVLKSVRKQQFQKGGQA; encoded by the coding sequence ATGTCGATACAGAACCCATACCAAGCATATCAGCAAAATAGTGTAACAACGGCGTCTCCTGGTGAGCTGACACTAATGCTGTACAACGGATGTTTAAAATTTATTGGTCAAGCAAGAAACGCTATAAAAAATGGGGAGCAGGCTCGGAAAAATGAAGCGCTGCTGAAAGCACAGAAAATTATTTCAGAGCTAAGTGTAACGCTTCGTGGAAACGATGATTTGGCAGGTCAAATGCAGTCGATGTATGAGTACATCAATCATCAGCTCGTGCAGGCAAATACAAACAACAGCGAGGCTGCCTTAAATGAAGCAGAACAATATGTCACCGAATTTCGTGACACATGGAAAGAAGTATTGAAAAGCGTCCGCAAACAGCAATTTCAAAAAGGTGGTCAAGCCTAA
- the flaG gene encoding flagellar protein FlaG, whose amino-acid sequence MDIHSIPPVSVRGNDFSLQQQFSDATTTMQGQRDILPSTEQAKAVVDSLNELMKPLHTHVQFKMHDKLNEYYITLIDTATEEVVKEIPPKKLLDAYYAMLVRFGVLVDEKV is encoded by the coding sequence ATGGATATCCATTCAATTCCACCAGTGTCAGTGCGCGGGAATGACTTCTCGCTTCAACAGCAATTTTCCGATGCCACAACGACGATGCAAGGCCAACGAGACATACTCCCATCTACAGAACAAGCAAAAGCCGTTGTGGACAGTTTAAATGAATTAATGAAACCGTTGCACACCCATGTTCAATTTAAAATGCATGACAAACTAAATGAATATTATATTACGCTGATTGATACTGCCACTGAAGAAGTGGTGAAGGAAATTCCGCCTAAAAAATTGCTTGATGCTTATTATGCAATGCTCGTTAGGTTTGGTGTGTTAGTCGATGAAAAAGTCTAG
- a CDS encoding YaaR family protein has translation MVDVRRIQSTELHPTKAKPASPQASVSFQEIMAKGRVEKTHEKLTGLMKDIEAQGKALADTRSVEELRKYKALIKDFMRDAVDVGLQLQEHRGFTRQGRTKVFKIVETVDAKLAELTASVLEKEASGLKILEQVGEIKGMLMNLYT, from the coding sequence ATGGTAGATGTCCGTCGGATTCAAAGCACTGAGCTCCATCCTACGAAGGCAAAGCCCGCTTCTCCACAAGCCTCTGTTTCTTTTCAAGAGATTATGGCGAAGGGCAGAGTTGAAAAAACGCATGAGAAGCTTACGGGATTGATGAAGGATATTGAAGCTCAAGGCAAGGCATTAGCTGATACAAGAAGCGTTGAAGAGCTAAGAAAATACAAAGCACTCATTAAAGATTTTATGCGTGATGCCGTTGATGTTGGACTTCAGCTCCAAGAACATAGAGGGTTTACACGACAGGGTCGCACAAAGGTTTTTAAGATCGTTGAAACGGTAGATGCGAAGCTGGCCGAGCTGACAGCATCCGTTTTGGAAAAGGAAGCGTCCGGTCTAAAGATTTTAGAGCAGGTTGGCGAAATTAAAGGCATGTTGATGAATTTGTATACGTAA
- the hpf gene encoding ribosome hibernation-promoting factor, HPF/YfiA family — protein sequence MQYNIRGENIEVTDALKTYVEKKVSKLQRYFEQPISEVHVKLKVYNDEQHVEVTIPMSRLLLRAEEINTDMYASVDLVVDKLERQIRKHKTRVNRKYRQEGSPKHLFADSEAASDTALKATTEEELDDDLFEVVRTKRFNLKPMDSEEAILQMNMLGHTFFVFTNAITNVTNVVYKRKDGRYGLIEPN from the coding sequence ATGCAATATAATATTCGTGGAGAAAACATAGAAGTGACAGACGCACTTAAAACCTATGTAGAAAAGAAAGTGAGCAAACTCCAAAGATATTTTGAACAGCCAATCTCTGAAGTTCATGTGAAACTAAAGGTGTACAATGATGAACAGCATGTTGAAGTGACGATTCCAATGTCTCGCCTGCTTTTACGTGCAGAGGAAATCAATACTGACATGTATGCTTCGGTGGATCTCGTTGTTGATAAGCTTGAGAGACAAATCCGTAAGCATAAAACGAGAGTTAACAGGAAGTATCGGCAGGAAGGCTCTCCTAAGCATCTGTTTGCGGATAGTGAAGCCGCTTCCGACACCGCTTTAAAGGCGACTACAGAAGAAGAGCTGGATGATGATTTGTTTGAAGTTGTACGGACAAAGCGTTTTAATCTAAAGCCGATGGATTCAGAAGAAGCCATCCTGCAAATGAATATGCTAGGTCATACATTCTTTGTTTTTACGAATGCCATCACAAACGTGACCAATGTAGTGTACAAACGTAAAGATGGTCGATATGGCTTAATTGAACCGAATTAA
- the fliD gene encoding flagellar filament capping protein FliD, translated as MNTSRISGLASGIDTEQIIRDLMKAERIPMDKLFQKKTVLEWQRDQYREMNTKLLALRDATFDMKLSSTFSSRNVSSSNSEFVSATANSTASLSSFTISSIEQLATAAQRLSTTSIEKDGTTLELDQSLWSQRNSLDGMTSGHWKAGSVEFASQVTDEAGKTFSFLKGDIKVVDGVAEATVEANGKSYTVVTDKAAEDLTTNEVLLDAETGELTFGETIEASSQISVNYVVNERTDSFTAAEGSYEFQLTKKSIAGEADANGVLSSVTVTVDGQEYTVYTDPADLTNSGNEVVLNQATGELTFLDSDENVKKDAKIEVTYQQNYTSVGFGVHDEKGNEQKTTLFIQGSDSFTTMMNQMNRSDTGVQAFYDEFTGRFSLSRSVAGDYNKTGDELSLYGGFLTDVLKLGVETGGVNAKFTINGIETERTSNQFLMNGVEFQLKGTFTETDPAVRLTVSNNTEDVFTRIKEYVEKYNEVVDALNGKLTEKRHRDFQPLTDEQKEGMSERQIELWEEKSQSGLLRSDPIFSGALSAMRMDLYGKVSSMNIDSAYDHLSEIGITTSADYLSGGKLIINEAELKEALQTDPESVKELFLADGETDSQRGIAQRLYDTLDGYMSRITEKAGKSTQTNDQFSLGKQLDDMEDRMIRFEDRLQMVENRYYRQFTAMEMAIQRANQQSAYLMSQFSGA; from the coding sequence ATGAACACCTCACGAATTAGTGGGTTGGCAAGTGGGATAGATACGGAGCAAATTATTCGTGATCTAATGAAAGCAGAACGTATTCCAATGGACAAGCTATTTCAGAAAAAAACCGTTCTGGAGTGGCAACGAGACCAATACCGTGAAATGAATACGAAGCTGCTTGCGCTAAGAGACGCGACTTTTGACATGAAGCTTTCGAGCACATTCAGTTCACGTAACGTGTCGTCTTCCAACTCAGAGTTCGTTAGTGCGACTGCAAATTCTACGGCATCCCTCTCTTCTTTTACAATTTCGTCTATTGAACAGCTTGCCACTGCTGCACAACGATTGAGTACAACATCGATTGAAAAGGATGGTACGACACTAGAATTAGATCAATCCCTTTGGTCACAAAGAAATTCCCTTGATGGGATGACATCTGGCCATTGGAAAGCAGGAAGTGTCGAGTTTGCCTCGCAAGTTACAGACGAAGCTGGCAAGACCTTTTCATTTCTAAAAGGGGACATCAAGGTCGTCGATGGGGTGGCAGAAGCGACAGTTGAAGCGAACGGGAAATCGTATACCGTCGTGACGGATAAGGCTGCGGAGGATTTAACAACTAACGAGGTTTTGCTTGATGCAGAAACAGGCGAGCTGACCTTTGGAGAGACGATTGAAGCGAGCTCGCAAATCTCTGTTAATTACGTTGTAAATGAACGTACTGACAGTTTTACCGCTGCAGAAGGTTCATATGAATTTCAATTGACGAAAAAGTCAATTGCCGGCGAAGCTGATGCCAATGGCGTGCTTTCATCTGTCACAGTGACGGTTGATGGGCAAGAGTACACGGTGTATACCGACCCAGCAGACCTAACGAATAGTGGGAACGAGGTCGTTTTAAATCAAGCGACAGGTGAGCTGACATTCTTGGACTCCGATGAAAACGTGAAGAAAGACGCGAAAATTGAAGTCACCTATCAACAAAACTATACTTCCGTTGGATTCGGTGTGCACGATGAAAAAGGCAATGAGCAGAAAACGACATTGTTCATACAAGGCAGCGACAGCTTTACTACTATGATGAATCAAATGAATCGTTCAGATACTGGTGTTCAAGCGTTTTATGATGAATTCACAGGACGTTTTTCTCTGAGCCGTTCCGTTGCAGGCGATTACAACAAAACCGGTGATGAGCTAAGCTTGTATGGTGGTTTTCTCACAGATGTGTTAAAGCTTGGTGTTGAAACGGGTGGCGTCAATGCGAAATTCACCATCAATGGAATTGAAACCGAGCGGACAAGCAATCAGTTTCTAATGAATGGCGTTGAATTTCAATTAAAAGGGACCTTTACGGAGACGGATCCAGCTGTTCGATTAACCGTTTCAAACAATACAGAAGATGTATTTACACGCATTAAAGAATATGTCGAAAAGTATAACGAAGTGGTCGACGCTTTAAATGGAAAATTGACCGAAAAACGCCATCGTGATTTCCAACCGCTCACTGACGAGCAGAAGGAAGGAATGTCGGAAAGACAGATTGAGCTTTGGGAGGAAAAGTCTCAGAGTGGTCTTCTCAGAAGTGATCCAATTTTTAGTGGAGCTTTGTCCGCGATGCGTATGGATTTGTATGGCAAAGTGTCTTCCATGAACATTGATTCGGCGTATGATCATTTATCTGAAATAGGCATTACGACGTCGGCCGATTACTTGTCAGGTGGGAAGCTTATCATTAATGAAGCTGAGTTAAAGGAAGCGTTGCAAACAGATCCTGAATCAGTCAAAGAGTTGTTTCTTGCGGACGGTGAAACCGATAGCCAACGCGGCATTGCACAACGTCTATATGACACATTAGACGGTTACATGAGCCGTATCACTGAAAAAGCAGGGAAATCGACGCAAACGAATGACCAATTTAGCTTAGGAAAACAGCTGGATGATATGGAAGATCGTATGATTCGTTTCGAAGATCGGTTGCAAATGGTCGAGAACCGATATTATCGACAATTCACGGCAATGGAGATGGCGATTCAGCGTGCGAATCAGCAATCGGCATACTTGATGAGTCAATTTAGTGGGGCGTAA
- the fliS gene encoding flagellar export chaperone FliS: protein MLNEDVIYKKTPQQLTALLYEAASDHLATAKAAIENKEFASANRSLSTCTAIFRKLSTGIDYQGGVIAEQLAALYSYLIDCSVEANLYKNREQVVLMISIVNDIREAWQEAILKTPVPAEPLGRQRQQSYEAHVRTEPYK, encoded by the coding sequence ATGCTGAACGAGGATGTCATATACAAAAAAACACCTCAACAACTTACCGCATTGCTTTATGAAGCTGCTTCAGATCATTTAGCAACGGCAAAGGCAGCGATAGAGAATAAGGAATTTGCTTCCGCAAATCGTTCGTTGTCGACATGCACCGCTATATTTCGAAAGCTCTCCACAGGCATTGATTATCAAGGTGGCGTTATCGCCGAGCAGTTGGCTGCATTGTACAGTTATTTAATCGATTGCTCTGTCGAAGCGAACCTTTACAAAAATAGAGAACAGGTAGTTCTTATGATCTCCATAGTCAACGATATTCGTGAGGCGTGGCAGGAAGCAATCCTGAAAACGCCCGTTCCAGCTGAACCGTTAGGTCGGCAACGCCAGCAGTCTTATGAAGCACACGTCCGAACAGAGCCATACAAATAG